One genomic segment of Oncorhynchus kisutch isolate 150728-3 linkage group LG15, Okis_V2, whole genome shotgun sequence includes these proteins:
- the LOC109905705 gene encoding dual specificity protein phosphatase 14-like, with protein sequence MGSRSQGSFFHHHHHHHSSVVPTAVPRLLTENSSLLGGIAQITPNLFLSRGNVASNRSLLLSKGITCVVNATIELPNFNWPHVEYVKVPLADMPHSPLSLYFDSIADKIHSVGRKRGAVLVHCAAGVSRSASLCLAYLMKYHRVSLAEAHAWVKSRRPVIRPNGGFWRQLIDYERKLFGRNSVKMVQTPYGVIPDVYERERRNLAPYWGL encoded by the coding sequence ATGGGTTCCCGCAGTCAAGGCAGCTTtttccaccatcaccaccaccaccacagctcgGTGGTGCCTACGGCCGTGCCAAGGCTTCTCACAGAGAACAGCAGTCTGCTAGGGGGCATCGCCCAGATCACCCCCAACCTCTTCCTGAGCCGGGGAAACGTGGCGTCCAACCGCAGCCTGCTGCTGTCCAAGGGCATCACCTGCGTGGTTAACGCCACTATCGAGCTGCCCAACTTCAACTGGCCCCACGTGGAGTATGTAAAGGTACCCCTGGCAGACATGccccactcccccctctccctgtaCTTCGACAGCATAGCTGATAAGATCCACAGTGTGGGGAGAAAGCGGGGGGCCGTGTTGGTGCATTGTGCTGCAGGGGTGAGCCGCTCAGCCTCCCTGTGCCTGGCCTACCTGATGAAGTACCACCGTGTGTCTCTGGCCGAGGCCCACGCTTGGGTCAAGTCCCGCCGGCCAGTCATCCGGCCCAACGGGGGCTTCTGGCGTCAGCTCATCGACTACGAAAGGAAGCTGTTTGGCAGGAACTCTGTGAAAATGGTACAGACACCTTACGGGGTGATACCTGACGTCTACGAGCGGGAGCGCAGGAATCTGGCACCCTACTGGGGCCTGTAG